One part of the Glycine soja cultivar W05 chromosome 11, ASM419377v2, whole genome shotgun sequence genome encodes these proteins:
- the LOC114375103 gene encoding 18.5 kDa class I heat shock protein-like yields MSLIPNIFGGRRSNVFDPFSLDMWDPFKDFPFPNSVSTSFPEFSRENSAFVSTRVDWKETPEAHVFKADIPGLKKEEVKVQIEDDKVLQISGERNVEKEDKNDTWHRVERSSGKFMRRFRLPENAKVNEVKASMENGVLTVTVPKEEVKNHDVKAIEISG; encoded by the coding sequence ATGTCTCTCATTCCAAACATTTTCGGTGGCCGTAGGAGCAATGTGTTCGATCCTTTCTCACTTGACATGTGGGATCCCTTCAAGGATTTTCCTTTCCCAAATTCCGTCTCTACTTCCTTCCCTGAGTTTTCTCGGGAAAATTCTGCGTTTGTGAGCACTCGTGTGGATTGGAAGGAGACCCCAGAGGCGCACGTGTTCAAGGCCGATATTCCCGGGCTGAAGAAGGAGGAAGTGAAGGTGCAGATTGAAGATGATAAGGTGCTTCAGATCAGCGGAGAGAGGAACGTTGAGAAGGAAGATAAGAACGACACGTGGCATCGCGTGGAGCGTAGCAGTGGAAAGTTCATGAGGAGGTTCAGATTGCCGGAGAATGCAAAAGTGAATGAAGTGAAGGCTTCTATGGAAAATGGGGTTCTTACTGTTACTGTTCCTAAGGAAGAGGTTAAGAATCATGATGTTAAGGCCATAGAAATCTCTGGTTAA